The Penaeus monodon isolate SGIC_2016 chromosome 6, NSTDA_Pmon_1, whole genome shotgun sequence genomic sequence aaGAAAAAAGAGGTCCTTCTTTCTGCTGTAAATTCACTCTTATCAGCCAAAACTTCAGAGGAGGTGGAGAGTGCCATTGTTAGGGTAGATAACCATCAACATGCTGTGGAAAAATGGTTCCACAAATGCAGCATCTTCCCAGACCATGAtgcaatctgtctatctgtaaagGTAAGTTACCTCTGTCCATTCTGATTGGGTAAATGAAACTGACTGCCTTTATATAACCTTGAAAATAATACCTGGTTTGCTAAACTTGCCCAAATCCTGTGTTTCATCCCTGGTACAGCACAAATTGTTTTGGCAGTTGCGAAAGCCCCTCATGGTCTTCGAGCACTATGCGCTGGATGGATGGGAAGTCCGGGGTTTGGGGAACCCAGGGTTTTGGAAACGCCAAACATATAAAATTcgagccaaaaaaaaacccaaggaccCCTGAGTGCCAAAAGATTTACTGCTGGACTGAGGGAGAATTTCCCAAACACTACCATAAGATATCACGAAATAACTGTGTATACTGGCTTCATTTTTGTGACATTTTGTTTTTAGGGGCTGcttcagagagaaggagagattttttcttttcaactttaTCATCCCTTCGcaactcctcttcctttctctctctctcttcttctctctccctccctctcccctctccctcccctcttctctcttcccctcctctctctctctctcccccctctctccctctctcccccccctcttctctctcctctctctcctctctctcctctctcccccctcctctctctctttttcctcctctctctcctttctcttctcccctctctcttccctttcttctcttcctctctctctctcttttctcttctcttctctttccctctctcccctctctcccctctctcccctctctctctctctctctctcctctctctaattctctctcctctctctctttcccctctccctcccccccccctctctctctcccctccattttttcttcttttctttttctttttttttttttccccctctttttcctctttttcttttctctcttctttttcttttctctcttttctctcttccccttcttttcccctctctcctctctcctccctctctctctctctctcccctctctccttccctcccccttttctttctctccttttcccttccccctttctctttcccccccttttttctcctctttttccttttttctctttctccctttctctctcttttttctccccctttttctcttttctcttttttttttttttttttttccctttttccccctttatccttccctctttctcttttctccccctttttttcccttttttttttttttttttttttttttttttttttttttttttttttttttttttttttttccccaccccccccccccccccccccccccccccccccccccccccccccccccctttttccccctcctttttctctttttcccctttctccttttttttttttttttccctcccccccctttttctttttttcccccccttctctctctctctctctctcactctctctctctctctctctctctctcttctctctctctctctctctctctctctctctctctctcctctctctctctctcttcttctctctctctctctccttctctctctctctctcttctcttctcatctctttctctctcttctcttctctctctctctctctctctctctctcagtgagtggtgtgtctgtctttcttttttctttttttttttttctctctcttttttttctctctttttctcgctatcactctttctctttctctccttttctctttttctctttctctttttttctctttttctctttctctttttttctctctttttcttcttctctcttttttctctctcttttttcttttttcccctcttccccttttcttctctctcctcttcccccccccccctctttttcctccccccccccccccccctccccctctcccccccctctctctcctctctctctctcctctctctctctctcttctcctctctctctcctccttcctctctccctctctctctccctctcctcctctctctcctctctctctccctccccgcctctctctcctctctccctccctcccctctctctctctctctctctctctctctctctctcagcctctcctctctctcctctcgttttttttttttttttctctctctttttccttctcctctctctttctctctctctctcctctctccctctctctcttctctcctctcctctctcctctctctctctcctctctcctctctctctctctctctcttctctcatctctcccctctccctctactctcctctcccctctctctctcctctctctctctctctctcttctctctctctctctctctctctctctctctctcctctctctctctctctctctctatgagtgagtgtgtgtgtgtgtgtctgtctgtctgtctgtctgtctgtctgtctatctgtgtgtgtgtgtctgtgtctgtgagtgaCTGTGTTTggctgtcttttctttctcccttctcctcttttctcctcttttcctcttttctcctcttctcctcttttctcctcttcttttctcctcttctcttctcatttctcctcttctctcctcttctccttcctccccccttttcctcttccctcccccttttcatctctcttttgtgACGAACATCTCACCGACAGGCCGAGTCAATAAATGCCTATGTGGAGGCAGGACACAGTGTGTATACCGTGAAGTATCAAAAGGACGGTTTCCTTTTCGGAAGGTTTAGCGAGAGTTCCGGCAACATCTTCATGCATTGTCTGCAAGACCAGGCCCCGACCAGAGGCGTTTATACGATTCCGgtgagttttttctttcttttctttctttctttcttttggctgAAGACAGGCCGCGCTGTAATGTTTGTTTTGCTTCATTCTGTTGTAACTTCTGATTTCCGAGACGGCTGGTAAGTAATCTTAACTTAGGTCTCACTCCTCCGTATTCATGAATGATACTGAGAACGGATAAATCACTTGGGAGAAAATGATCACTATACTTCTGTTTAAGTTTAATGATATAGACCTTGGTATCGTCTGCGCTGCGGCAACCTAGACGACACTGAATAGCTAGTAAGTGATCTCTACTCCTAGATGTTTGCTGatcctgtcccttcctccctctgctcGTTACTGATTTCACCCTCATCTCGTTCTTTCAAGTTTAGCGAAGTGAAAGCGACACATTTTCATAGCGAATGGAAAGCCTTCTTCGACATCACGTGGCCGGACTCGCCCCCTCGCCGCGTGATCATCCACCTCGTGTCATCGTACCCCACGGATCATACCCGGGTGATGTTCATGCTGTGTACGGGCGAGAAAGGGCGGTCCTACATCAACAGCGGCGTCGACGTGATCGATGGCGAAATGTCGAGCGAGCACTTGATCTTCGGGAAAGGCTGCAGGAGCCCCGCCACGTTCTCGACCATTTCCAGGGGGCGCTTGGTGAATGACAAAGTCGGGTTTGTGGATGTTAGCGAGGACGGCCAGGTCCACATCACGATCAATCCCGGTATCTCTTTTTGTACAACGGTGGGGAATGTGTGCAGCGGGATGGACGTGTTGCAAGAAGCGTCGGAGTACTACAACACCTCCAAAGTGCAACTGGTAGACTGTGGAGTTGTCTTGCCATGTTGAAAGGGCTAGGGCACAGAGTGggtaatatcattgttttttattaatcattattattattattattgctatgttgttatatttgttattattattattgtttgtaattattattattgttgttattgttattattattattattatcattattattattattatcattattaattaatattattattaaccagtgatattttatcattgttgtcatagtcattattttctaattattattattgttattatgattattatgttgctGTAGTTGCTGatgtcattgtcgttattattaaaaCAGTGTAGttcttgtcatcatcataattatgcttTGTAATAGGaactttagtagtagtagtagtagtagtagtcgtagtagtagttacGGTAGTTTCCACAGTTGTATTATCATGAAGTTATTTGGATATcagatattttttatctttattactatgcttatattatattatttttccattagtGATTGTAGTGATGCTGCAGCATTAATGATATATGTTGTTAATGATTTATTGCATTACATGTTTGTCTGCACTCGTTGCGGCATTGCTCATATACTGTATCAGTcacgtggagaaaaaaaaatgtaaatttttcactttttactcGACTGTTTAAATAAATCTTTATACCGTGTGCCATATTGAAACAGATATGCCATGTCATTTGCTGTTGAGTAAAATAAGTGGCTTTCATTCGATTTTTTATTTCCAATTACATTATGCCAAGTGTTGTATGCTTATTGTTTGTTCCTGTAAATGCAGTGTAGTTGCACAAAGTTGCAGGGAATATCTTGACCATCGTAGTTACTGATCGCATTATGTGATGATTTGTGTTTttcatattgctattatcatgtaCAATTTACGGTTGTATTTTTTCCGCTGTGCATTCGAATGGCGACACTCGGTAAAGCTTGTCTAGTGGTGGCCATGGACCGGTGCGTGGTAGGCGGGGACGGGGGCGGGGGCGTGGTaagcgggggcgggggcgggggcgtggtaggcgggggcgggggcgtggTAAGCAGGGGCGGTTGGGTAAACAGCCGCGCCCTTGTAGTGCACTGTAGGGTAGTAACCCGTCTGGTCGGCGTAGTAAGTGACGGTCTGGACGCGCCCGTCGGGGAGGTGGACGAAGTACTCGCCGTCGGTCCTGTAGCCGTCCCGAGCTTCCGAGTGGCCGAAGTGGTTCCCGGCGTGAGGGGCGTTGACGGCGTACTCGAAGGCGTACTTGGGCGGCGCCTGAGGAGCGCGGAGGGCGGGTCAGCAGGGAATGgaagtctctttctctcacgcactctctctctctctctctctctctctctctctctctctctctctctctctctctctctctctctctctctctctctctctctctctctctctctctctttctctttctctttctctctctcttcctctctctctttctctctctctctctctctctctctctctctctctctctctctctctctccttcccctccttcccctttaacAAGAAAGATCAGCGAATCACATCTGAATCAACCCAAGTCATTCAGCCGGAGAAAGGGGGCGTAGCTACTCACGAATCAGCCTGTGAGTCGGCTGTGTCCTCGCCTACGGGACCAGCACGACACAGGGCTACTTACGGCTGGGTAAACCGGTGGCGCAGGAAGGCCGTACTTCGGGACTAAAGTTGGCTTAGCGAGCACCAGGCTAGCCAGGAGGAGGGTGGAGGCAAGCTGTCGAATTGAGAACACTGTTAATACATGTTTAATAAATTCCATATGCTTTCGTTCAGCATTTGCTGAATTATAagcagatagagggagagactAGAAGACAACGTAGACAAATAAATTACTGtgaaattagtgtgtgtgtgtgtgtgtgtgtgtgtgttgtgtgtgtgtgtgtgttttgtgtgtgtgttttgtgtgtgttttgtgtgtgtgtctgtgtctgtttgtttgtctgtctgtctgtctgttttcctagCGTTTCAGGGGGAATGTAACCTTTGAAGGTGTCACTGTAAACAGCGGCACGTGGCGGAACTAGTTACAGTATTTCTGGCACTCGTGGGATTTGCATGAATGAAGGAATCCGAGTGCCATCGGGTCTTGCGTAAGGCATATGGTTGTTGCGTAATTGGTCTTCCCTTTATGCATCAACGATGGCTTCTGCCGAGGAATGGAGTGGGTTGGAATA encodes the following:
- the LOC119574221 gene encoding uncharacterized protein LOC119574221 translates to MHCLQDQAPTRGVYTIPFSEVKATHFHSEWKAFFDITWPDSPPRRVIIHLVSSYPTDHTRVMFMLCTGEKGRSYINSGVDVIDGEMSSEHLIFGKGCRSPATFSTISRGRLVNDKVGFVDVSEDGQVHITINPGISFCTTVGNVCSGMDVLQEASEYYNTSKVQLVDCGVVLPC
- the LOC119574222 gene encoding cuticle protein 19-like; translation: MIRSLASTLLLASLVLAKPTLVPKYGLPAPPVYPAAPPKYAFEYAVNAPHAGNHFGHSEARDGYRTDGEYFVHLPDGRVQTVTYYADQTGYYPTVHYKGAAVYPTAPAYHAPAPAYHAPAPAPAYHAPAPVPAYHAPVHGHH